GCTTCGTGGATGAGTTCACCGACACCGTGAACAAACGCAAGTTCAAGGAAGCATTCGAGTTGGCCAAGAACGACACCTCTTTCTTGGCCCGCGTGCTCACCGCTGGCATGAGCCGCCTGCAATACGGCGTGGAAGATGCCCGCGACGCCGCCCGAAACATGATCGAAAGCATTCGATCCGATAAAGATCAAAAGAATAACTACACCGCCGTCATCGGAACCCTGGGACCAATGCTCGGGCTGGTCGGCACGGTGTTCGGGATGATTCTGGCGTTCATGGAATTGAGCCAAGGGGGCACGCCAAACCCCTCCAAGTTGGCAGACGGGATTTCGCACGCTCTGGTGGTGACCCTGCTGGGCATCGCCCTGTCGGTGCCGGCGATCTTCTTCAATGCGTTCTTCAAGAACCGCATCACCCGGATCACCATGGATACCGAACACATTGCGGATGATCTGCTGACCCAGATGTACCACAACTCCAAGAAGGCTGGTCCGGCTGCTCCGCCGGCTGGCCCCGGCGCTCCGCCGATGCCCGGTGCCCCGGCTGGTGCCCCTCCGGTTCGCCCGGCGTAATTCCTCGGATCGTCGCCGAGTTGCCTCCATCGTGAGACGGAAGCGGACTCGGCGGCGGATTGCGTGGCATTGGGAATTTCCCACAAAGATCATTCGACGAGGAATGCATCGTGTCGCACGGCGCAGAAGATACCGGAGCACCCAACCTGACACCACTTCTCGACGTGGTGCTTCAGTTGATTATGTTCTTTATGTTGTGTGCGAATTTCGTGATGGAGCAGGTCAACGAATCGATCAAGCTCCCCGAAGCCACCGCTGCCAAGGCTTTGGACCGCACGCAAACCAGTCTGCTGTATTTGAACGTCGCTTTTAATGGTCACGTCCTCCGCACCGATGGTCCGCCGTTGACGAATCCCAAGGAATTGGAAGTCTACATGCGGAACCAGTATCGTGACATTCAGGCGATTTTGCGGGCCGATAAGAAAGGCGCGACGGAGAAGGTCGAAACCACCGTCATCATTCGCGCGGATGCCCGTTGCACCTTCGAACAAGTGTACAACGTCATGCTCGCATGCAAAGCAGCCGGATTCGAAAAACTCCAACTTCGGGCCATTGTCTCGGATGGAACATCCGCGACCGGCGGAGGTGCCGCATCATGAGCAAGAAGAAGCATGGTCCCGGTGAAGAGGATGTCAAAGTCGATCTCCCCATCACCCCGATGTTGGACATGGCGTTTCAGCTGATGGCGTTTTTCATCTTCACGTTCAAACCCCAGCCAACGGAAGGACAGATTTCGCTGTTCCTGCCGCAGCTAAAGGGGAACGAGAGCGTGCAGATGGCTCCTCCTCCGCCGGATACTCCAGTGGAAGCCAAGGAAGAGTACACCATCATCGTTCGGGCAGCCGAAGGTCAGATTGCCTCGATCGATTTCCGCGGTCAAGGGGCACCCGAACCATTGGGAACTCAGCCGTCTCGATTGTTGGAACGCTTGAATCAGATTCCACGACGCGATGGGGATAATGTCTCCGTCAAAATTGAGTCGGATCCCAAATTGAACTACAATCAATTGATCCGATTGATGGATGTCTGCATCAAGGCGAAGTTCCCCAGCGTGGGCGTGGCTCCGCTCTCAGCCAGCAGTCAGTGAGTCGAATCCAGTTCGACCGATTGGGAATGACAATCTTTCGACGATCGGCTCGTTGTTCTGACGAGTCCGATCGTTTCAATTGGATCCCAAGAAATTCACGAGTGAGCTGCGCGAATTTTTCGGAACTCATTCCAGACAAGCCGCGTCTCAATCCCATCGAGAACCAATCATGGCATCCAATCGTCCCATGAACCGAATCCGATCATTGATTTTCCCGTCTCTCGGGGCCTGGGTTGTTGCTCTTTGTTTCGCATCATTGGCGAGCGCACAGTCGGCTGCGCCACCCGAATCGGAGACACCGGATCTCAGCCAGTACGAGCGCATTCCAGTCATGCCTCGACCGGAACGATCCTCGCTCAACGACGATACTCCCCGGACCAACCCGGAAATCGTCGTTCCCGAAGCGCCTGAATCCGAACGGGTGAAGATCGACCAATCGCTGTTTTGGTTCCAAGGTGTGGAAGACGATCAGCCCATCCGGAGTCAAATTGCGAACGAAGATGAGTTTCAAGCGTACAATTATGTGATGCTGTTCGCAAAGCATCAAGATGATGCCTTGCTCGACAAATACGCTCGTCGCAATGTTCCGTTAGCGAATCTCATTCGAGAAGTTCGCAAAGATTACTACCGAGAACTGCTCCATTTTCAGGGGCGTTTGAAATTTGTGCGGACGCTCAAGCCCACGCTCTCGCTTCAAGCCGAAGGGGTTCGAGAGATGTACGAGGGCTGGATTATCCCGGACAATGATTCCAACTTGCTCTGCGTATTGTTCTTGGAGAAGCCGGAAGGGATCAAGTTGGATGTGGAATTGGATTCGGTGCATGTGCGAGTCAACGGCTACTTCTTCAAGCTGATGCGCTACGAATCCAAGGAAAAGAATCCCAAGACGAATGGGCAAATCTGGCGGCGTGCCCCCTTGCTGATGGCCAAGTCGTTGACGTTCTTTACGCCGGTGAGTACCAAACCGGATGCCTCGGAATTCAAAGCCTTGGCGGCGCTCCTGGCAGGCGGAATGCTGCTGACGACGATCATCCTGGTGGTGATCTTCCGACGATCGGATCGAGTCGTCCGCGATGCCCCAGCAGTGCAGTCGATTCAGAAAAACCCGTTTGATGAAGAATCCGAATCGGCGACGAAATCGGAATCGGCAGGATGATGTTCGGGAGCCGATTCGTTCGGGATGGGTGATTTTGGAAGAATTGGCCGAGTTTGATGGATTTTTGCTAGGCGAGAATCGGAATCCCTGTGAAAATATGGGGATTCCGTGGATCGATATGTGTTCAGCGAAAACGGTGTTCTGAGGTCGTCCCCTGTCGATCACCGATCCGCTCATTCGGATCGAAGAGGAGAAACAAATGGCAGATCAACCGGTTGCGAATGCTGGTGCCAAACCAGCAGATGCAAAGGCCCGCCCGCAAGCCGCCGCGGTGATTCGCCGCATGGCGGTGACCCAAGAAGATGCTCGGGAGCGTCTGCTGAAACGGCAGCTTCCCGCTTGGGTGATTTCGGGGGCATTCCACCTCGTATTCATGGTGCTGTTCGTCGTGTTCTTCTCCGGGGAAACGGCTGCCCCGGTGGAAGCCAACGACAACTTGGTCGAAACCGTCGTGGAAGACAAGGCGGAAGAACCCGAACAAGATTTGACCAACCCGGATATGGGCTTTGAGTCGGATCTTGCGGCCGCGACCGAAGCCGACCGCGAAGAACCGGAAAACGTCGAAGCTCCGGTTGTTCCCGAAGAGGCGATCGGCAGCCCATCTGAAACCTCCGAAGCTCCCACGCAAACGCTGGCTCCTCCAGGCGCGAACGAAGTGATGCCCAACGCGGGCACCGCGGTCGGACCGGAAGGAACGGTTAAGGCGGGTGATGGCGGCGCGGGTGGATCGTTCGCCACTCCTGGCATGCGTGGTCGCTCGGGTGCCACCAAAGATGCCTTGCTGAAATCTGGTGGCGGTAACCAGCTCTCCGAAGCCGCTGTCGCGCGGGGCTTGGAATGGCTGGCTCGTCAGCAAAAGCCAGACGGCCGCTGGGTTTACGATGGTTCCAGCGCGGGTGACACCGTTGCGGCCACCGGAATGGCGCTGCTCCCCTTCCTCGCAGCCGGTCAAACGCACAAGTCGGGTGCCGCCAAGAGTGGCAAGAATTATTCCAAGAAAATCGCGCTGGGGCTGGAGTATCTCAAGAGCCGTCAGCAACCCAGTGGTGACTTCACGGGTGCCTCGTCGATGTACTCGACCGCGATTGCCGCGGTTGCGTTGTGCGAAGCCTACGGGATGACCAAAGATCCTTCGTTGAAGCGTCATGCCCAATCGGTTCTGAATTTCATCATGAAGGGTCAAGGCAACAACGGCTCCTGGGGGTATCGCGCAGGCTCGACCGGGGATACCTCGATCGTTGGCTGGCAGATTCAAGCCCTGAAGTCCGGGAAAATCGCTGATCTGACCGTCTCGGATGAAATCATGAAGCGAGCCAATAGCTTCTTGGACACCGTCTCCACCGAATCGGGTGCCCGCTATGGCTACACCTCGCGTGGCGGTACGCCGTCGCTGACCGCGGTTGGTCTGCTCTGCCGTCAATATTCCGCGAACTGGGGTCCGAACAACCCGGCGTTGGCTGCGGGGGTTGACTTCCTGGTGAAAGGCTCGGCACCGCAAAAGGGTCGCTTTGACATGTATGTGTACTACTACGCGACTCAGGTAGTCCACTTCTACGGTGGTGCCAAGTGGTCCAAGGATTGGAATCCGAAGATGCGCGATATGCTCATCGACATGCAAGTGAAGTTGGCCGGGCCGGATCAAGGAAGCTGGGCGGCGGATACGGGTTCAATCGGGTCGCACTGCGGTCGATTGGGCACCACCTGCTTGGCACTGCTGACCTTGGAAGTCTACTATCGTCACCTGCCGTTGTACAAACGCGATGCGGGTGGTTTGAAAGACCTGGATTGATTCGAGACTGCGACTGAGACGACCTCCACGCCCGCAAATGAGCCGATGTTCATTTGCGGGCTGTGTCGTTTGTGCTCAATCGAACAGCGACACCGATCGCCCATCGCTCCGAAGGCGTTGAATCAATTGACGTTGCGGAACACTGACTGGGTAGTTGGCCAATTCTTCCAAGCTCGTCCAAACTTGATTTTGATAGCCGATCGCCGCGAACTCACCGGCTTCATGATCCGCCAGCCACGCAGC
This DNA window, taken from Tuwongella immobilis, encodes the following:
- a CDS encoding ExbD/TolR family protein — its product is MSKKKHGPGEEDVKVDLPITPMLDMAFQLMAFFIFTFKPQPTEGQISLFLPQLKGNESVQMAPPPPDTPVEAKEEYTIIVRAAEGQIASIDFRGQGAPEPLGTQPSRLLERLNQIPRRDGDNVSVKIESDPKLNYNQLIRLMDVCIKAKFPSVGVAPLSASSQ
- a CDS encoding MotA/TolQ/ExbB proton channel family protein gives rise to the protein MLTRCRPYLPVFCLLAAVLIVLVAPDFVFAQEGAEGEKPKENLVMFMIKSAGVVFGPLLLIISIILVALIVLLAMDLRGSQAIPPGFVDEFTDTVNKRKFKEAFELAKNDTSFLARVLTAGMSRLQYGVEDARDAARNMIESIRSDKDQKNNYTAVIGTLGPMLGLVGTVFGMILAFMELSQGGTPNPSKLADGISHALVVTLLGIALSVPAIFFNAFFKNRITRITMDTEHIADDLLTQMYHNSKKAGPAAPPAGPGAPPMPGAPAGAPPVRPA
- a CDS encoding prenyltransferase/squalene oxidase repeat-containing protein, which encodes MADQPVANAGAKPADAKARPQAAAVIRRMAVTQEDARERLLKRQLPAWVISGAFHLVFMVLFVVFFSGETAAPVEANDNLVETVVEDKAEEPEQDLTNPDMGFESDLAAATEADREEPENVEAPVVPEEAIGSPSETSEAPTQTLAPPGANEVMPNAGTAVGPEGTVKAGDGGAGGSFATPGMRGRSGATKDALLKSGGGNQLSEAAVARGLEWLARQQKPDGRWVYDGSSAGDTVAATGMALLPFLAAGQTHKSGAAKSGKNYSKKIALGLEYLKSRQQPSGDFTGASSMYSTAIAAVALCEAYGMTKDPSLKRHAQSVLNFIMKGQGNNGSWGYRAGSTGDTSIVGWQIQALKSGKIADLTVSDEIMKRANSFLDTVSTESGARYGYTSRGGTPSLTAVGLLCRQYSANWGPNNPALAAGVDFLVKGSAPQKGRFDMYVYYYATQVVHFYGGAKWSKDWNPKMRDMLIDMQVKLAGPDQGSWAADTGSIGSHCGRLGTTCLALLTLEVYYRHLPLYKRDAGGLKDLD
- a CDS encoding ExbD/TolR family protein, which translates into the protein MSHGAEDTGAPNLTPLLDVVLQLIMFFMLCANFVMEQVNESIKLPEATAAKALDRTQTSLLYLNVAFNGHVLRTDGPPLTNPKELEVYMRNQYRDIQAILRADKKGATEKVETTVIIRADARCTFEQVYNVMLACKAAGFEKLQLRAIVSDGTSATGGGAAS